A part of Prosthecobacter sp. SYSU 5D2 genomic DNA contains:
- a CDS encoding GspE/PulE family protein: MALQHNMLPVNLLRESCSPEAERIVRKLGRVPYVADPWLPVTMVGPLLVMAHHNPRAGDTWGVPGFLTLRILITPEQYQKTRKDLVQRFGQLPIAQQNALENVQPPRFPELGLEGTFEWLLEHYPFDPAEVTKMRGFYESQKEKTATLEASHFNSIQRNLGPALQYMVSGGRSLCFAASEAQRQTFFPLPLLERHTVYPLYIGKNAVFLLSEHTDCYSFEDEWLSMGNAAVKIIPVLADPAAIRDAINRAGATFDPSGVVKMDKTTLTASVTGNENVVDIMAEDMARINPSNPNHTAEELVQWALFTAIRCRASDLHLEKFYNLARFRARMDGNMKTILTAPETQLNRFVALLKNYAGMNQNRQECQDGRFGLSIGRRRVDVRVAAVPTRREFQKVIMRFLDKQDGVKRLADFNLGQRQIDILTRTMTRDQGLILVTGPTGSGKTTTLYALLNSVNDDSVNIQTIEDPIEYEVEGINQTQTNSHVGLDFANGLRSLLRADPDIILIGESRDAETANAAVNAALTGHLVLTTLHANDSLRAVSRLMSMGVEKYLLADSLALSQAQRLVRRLCTFCKRPMAVPPDVQDLLAKQNVITHPLTQPIYSPVGCQECHGTGYSGRVALMELCEISTELRDLIEEAAPMSAMRSCAFKHGFFSLYQEGLMQVIAGNTSLDEIKCLAYTAA, from the coding sequence ATGGCTCTGCAGCACAATATGCTGCCGGTGAACCTGCTGCGGGAGAGCTGCTCTCCGGAAGCCGAGCGCATCGTCAGAAAACTCGGCCGCGTCCCCTATGTGGCGGACCCCTGGCTGCCGGTCACCATGGTCGGCCCACTTCTGGTGATGGCCCACCACAACCCGCGCGCAGGGGATACCTGGGGCGTGCCAGGCTTCCTGACCCTGCGCATCCTCATCACCCCGGAGCAGTATCAGAAGACCCGGAAAGACCTCGTTCAGCGCTTCGGCCAGCTCCCCATTGCGCAACAAAACGCCCTGGAAAATGTCCAGCCGCCCCGCTTTCCAGAGCTTGGTCTGGAAGGCACTTTTGAATGGCTGCTGGAGCATTATCCTTTTGATCCGGCGGAGGTGACGAAGATGCGCGGCTTTTACGAAAGCCAGAAGGAAAAAACCGCCACGCTTGAGGCCTCCCACTTCAACTCCATTCAGCGGAACCTTGGCCCCGCCCTTCAATACATGGTCAGCGGCGGCCGCAGCCTTTGCTTTGCCGCCAGTGAAGCACAGCGCCAGACCTTTTTCCCGCTCCCTCTGCTGGAGCGCCACACGGTTTATCCCCTGTACATCGGCAAAAACGCCGTGTTCCTGCTCTCCGAACACACGGATTGTTATTCCTTTGAAGATGAGTGGCTGTCCATGGGAAATGCCGCCGTCAAGATCATCCCCGTGCTGGCTGATCCTGCAGCCATCCGCGATGCCATCAACCGGGCAGGCGCCACCTTTGATCCCAGCGGCGTGGTCAAGATGGACAAGACCACTCTCACCGCCTCCGTCACGGGGAATGAGAACGTTGTGGACATCATGGCCGAGGACATGGCCCGCATCAATCCGTCCAACCCCAACCACACCGCAGAAGAGCTCGTCCAGTGGGCGCTCTTCACCGCCATCCGCTGCCGCGCCTCAGATCTTCACCTGGAGAAGTTTTACAACCTCGCCCGGTTCCGTGCGCGCATGGACGGCAACATGAAAACGATCCTGACGGCACCGGAAACCCAGCTTAACCGCTTCGTTGCCCTGCTGAAAAACTATGCCGGCATGAACCAGAACCGGCAGGAATGCCAGGATGGCCGCTTCGGCCTCAGCATCGGCCGCCGCCGGGTGGACGTGCGTGTTGCAGCCGTTCCCACACGCCGGGAATTTCAAAAGGTCATCATGCGCTTTTTGGACAAGCAGGACGGCGTCAAACGGCTGGCCGATTTCAACCTCGGTCAACGCCAGATTGACATCCTCACCCGCACCATGACGCGTGACCAGGGCCTCATTCTCGTCACCGGTCCCACCGGATCCGGTAAAACCACCACCCTCTACGCCCTCCTCAACAGCGTCAATGATGACAGTGTCAACATCCAGACGATTGAGGACCCCATCGAATACGAAGTGGAAGGCATCAACCAGACCCAGACTAACTCCCATGTCGGACTGGACTTTGCCAACGGCCTCCGCTCCCTCCTCCGTGCTGACCCGGACATCATCCTCATCGGTGAATCACGGGATGCCGAGACTGCCAATGCAGCGGTCAATGCCGCCCTCACCGGCCACCTTGTTCTCACCACCCTCCACGCCAATGACAGTCTGCGGGCGGTCTCACGGCTCATGAGCATGGGTGTGGAAAAATACCTGCTTGCAGATTCACTGGCCCTTTCCCAGGCCCAGCGCCTTGTGCGCCGCCTCTGCACATTTTGCAAACGTCCGATGGCCGTCCCCCCGGATGTCCAGGATCTGCTGGCCAAGCAAAACGTCATCACCCATCCTCTCACCCAGCCCATTTACAGCCCTGTCGGCTGCCAGGAATGCCATGGAACAGGTTATTCGGGCCGGGTCGCCCTCATGGAACTTTGTGAAATCAGCACTGAGCTGCGCGACCTCATTGAAGAGGCTGCTCCCATGTCCGCCATGCGCTCATGTGCTTTCAAACACGGTTTTTTCTCCCTTTATCAAGAAGGTCTCATGCAGGTCATCGCCGGCAATACCAGCCTGGATGAGATCAAATGCCTGGCCTACACCGCCGCCTGA
- a CDS encoding response regulator: MFPSSPAQTHRAHGRILVVDDEHQMLAVTKAILNAHGMEVVVTDSGAQALQLFADCLPSPERFSVVVLDLTMPGGLSGFEVMEQLHKLDPDICVIACSGFFQEDARDLCQAIGFTDVLQKPYTLEHLVATVRRGLARDRAMHDTLA; encoded by the coding sequence ATGTTCCCTTCTTCACCTGCCCAAACCCACCGCGCCCATGGCCGCATCCTGGTCGTGGATGACGAGCACCAGATGCTCGCCGTCACCAAGGCCATTCTCAATGCCCACGGCATGGAAGTCGTCGTCACTGACTCGGGGGCACAGGCCCTTCAGCTCTTTGCAGACTGTCTGCCCAGCCCTGAACGGTTTTCTGTCGTCGTGCTGGATCTCACCATGCCCGGCGGCCTTTCCGGGTTCGAGGTCATGGAACAGCTCCATAAGCTGGACCCTGACATCTGTGTCATCGCCTGCAGCGGCTTTTTTCAGGAGGATGCCCGTGATCTCTGCCAGGCCATCGGATTTACCGATGTACTGCAAAAACCCTATACCCTGGAACATCTGGTAGCCACCGTGAGGCGGGGCCTCGCACGTGACCGTGCCATGCATGACACCCTGGCATGA
- a CDS encoding ATP-binding protein, with the protein MNMRFPIATRFMLLGVLAVLIGVLVTATAFLWQDFQILRMVQRSYLGSVVQAAQSELRAQGHSPETLVSRTDHSRESIIHLKMRLQIVDVPPHVQDLGLRVEIVGPNAAQGLPPTHKSPFVIVHDTPVELLPTEPDDAQLQDIVYRVMAGSAVVIGQSPVSIKTSLDEPAGWLMAGAPLMNEEGRIAGVVIARQPLVQFRHLLNVPRLMVPILGTCIGLLPAILGFYLVGRSISRKTAALKDGFDALRQGHLNYRLPAGGMDDLDALHRQFNEAITGFQQEESRRQQLVGEFQAARKQAEVATAAKGDFLANMSHEIRTPMNGIIGTTSLLIEMGLDNEQEELVRMIRSSGESLLHLINDILDFSKIESAKMEIEDMPVEMEKLLAEVADVFSYRAAEKNVEINFHMDPALPRMFRGDFQRIKQVLVNLVGNAIKFTEQGEILILARQVSRKTPQGDIPHLHFSVRDTGIGISPDKIGSLFQAFTQADSSTTRKYGGTGLGLAICRKLCRLMGGEISVISEEGHGSDFFFELPLRIAQDEAGREEEIGWQDTIRNSRIVYHSPHTTTQQILSQTLQQWAVSAIALPQLPEPPSALSRELDDAPVFIFDASAHTPESAAPLMKAATGQGTGILVLLPLTLWKLRDQFAPPGYARFIKLSKPAKRRELLRSLAELVKMPRVLPAPPTPPVLQQPTLRPPTHPFSAPLAWGAPPASPPLTATQPAMSLPNSDPVWLQPAPPAPPTPPSLTSVFQPPEPAPFNSRAGEAGHDAHISKETNRAISAAANANGDSFAKLNPARILLVEDQPLNQKIATMLLQRLGYAQVDVANNGQEAVEMVSTGSYDLVFMDLQMPVMGGIDAARAIRTNFHLKNQPAIIAMTGHALTGVKEECKEVGMNAFLTKPVSLDDFRKAIPPCLEKEAALRPMVM; encoded by the coding sequence ATGAACATGCGCTTTCCCATCGCCACCCGTTTCATGCTGCTGGGTGTCCTCGCAGTGCTCATCGGCGTTTTGGTCACCGCTACGGCGTTTCTCTGGCAGGATTTCCAGATCCTGCGCATGGTCCAGCGTTCCTACCTGGGATCGGTCGTTCAGGCTGCCCAGTCAGAGCTGCGCGCCCAGGGCCACTCCCCGGAGACCCTCGTCAGCCGGACTGACCACAGCCGCGAATCCATCATTCATTTGAAGATGCGCCTCCAGATCGTGGATGTGCCCCCTCATGTGCAGGACCTGGGACTGCGCGTAGAAATTGTCGGCCCCAATGCCGCCCAGGGTCTGCCGCCAACCCATAAATCCCCTTTTGTCATCGTGCATGACACCCCTGTGGAGCTTCTCCCCACTGAGCCGGACGATGCCCAGCTTCAGGACATCGTTTACCGCGTTATGGCTGGCTCTGCCGTCGTCATTGGCCAGTCTCCCGTTTCCATCAAAACCAGCCTGGACGAGCCGGCCGGATGGCTGATGGCCGGTGCCCCGCTGATGAATGAAGAAGGCCGCATCGCGGGTGTCGTCATTGCACGCCAGCCTCTCGTCCAGTTCCGCCATTTGCTCAATGTTCCCCGCCTCATGGTCCCCATTCTGGGCACATGCATCGGCCTGCTCCCCGCCATCCTTGGTTTCTACCTGGTTGGCCGCAGCATCAGCCGCAAGACCGCCGCCCTGAAAGACGGTTTTGACGCACTCCGCCAGGGCCACCTGAATTACCGCCTGCCCGCCGGCGGCATGGATGACCTGGACGCCCTGCACCGGCAGTTTAACGAAGCCATCACCGGCTTCCAGCAGGAGGAATCCCGCCGCCAGCAGCTCGTCGGTGAATTCCAGGCCGCCCGCAAACAGGCAGAAGTCGCCACGGCCGCGAAAGGTGATTTCCTGGCCAACATGAGCCATGAGATCCGCACCCCCATGAACGGCATCATCGGCACCACCTCCCTCCTCATTGAGATGGGCCTGGATAACGAGCAGGAGGAGCTCGTCCGCATGATTCGCAGCAGTGGCGAATCCCTCCTCCACCTCATCAATGACATCCTCGATTTCTCCAAAATCGAATCCGCCAAAATGGAGATCGAGGACATGCCTGTGGAGATGGAAAAGCTTCTTGCTGAAGTGGCGGATGTCTTTTCCTACCGCGCCGCCGAAAAGAACGTCGAGATCAATTTTCACATGGATCCGGCCCTCCCACGCATGTTTCGTGGTGATTTCCAGCGCATCAAACAGGTCCTCGTCAACCTTGTCGGCAATGCCATCAAGTTTACCGAGCAAGGGGAGATCCTCATCCTCGCCCGGCAGGTCAGCCGCAAGACCCCGCAGGGTGACATTCCCCACCTCCACTTTTCCGTGCGCGATACCGGCATCGGCATCTCTCCGGACAAGATCGGCAGCCTGTTCCAGGCTTTCACCCAGGCAGACAGCTCCACCACACGCAAATATGGCGGCACCGGTCTCGGACTCGCCATTTGCCGCAAGCTGTGCCGCCTCATGGGCGGGGAGATCAGCGTCATCAGCGAAGAAGGCCATGGCTCCGACTTCTTCTTTGAACTGCCTCTCCGCATCGCCCAGGATGAGGCCGGACGTGAGGAGGAAATCGGCTGGCAGGACACCATCCGGAACTCCCGCATTGTTTATCACAGCCCTCACACCACCACCCAGCAGATCCTCAGCCAGACCCTCCAGCAATGGGCCGTCTCTGCCATTGCCCTGCCGCAGCTTCCTGAGCCCCCTTCCGCCCTTTCCCGTGAGCTGGATGACGCCCCAGTGTTTATTTTCGATGCAAGCGCCCACACGCCCGAATCCGCTGCGCCCTTGATGAAAGCGGCCACCGGGCAGGGCACCGGCATTCTGGTTCTGCTTCCGCTCACGCTCTGGAAACTGCGCGACCAGTTTGCCCCGCCAGGATATGCCCGGTTCATCAAATTGAGCAAACCGGCCAAACGCCGTGAGCTTCTCCGCAGCCTGGCGGAGCTGGTGAAAATGCCCCGGGTGCTCCCTGCTCCACCGACGCCGCCCGTGCTGCAGCAGCCCACTCTGCGCCCCCCCACACATCCCTTTTCAGCGCCCCTCGCCTGGGGTGCACCGCCCGCCAGTCCACCCCTCACTGCCACCCAGCCTGCCATGTCACTGCCAAACTCCGATCCTGTCTGGTTGCAGCCGGCACCGCCTGCTCCCCCCACACCTCCATCCCTCACCAGCGTGTTCCAGCCGCCAGAACCTGCCCCCTTTAACAGCCGTGCTGGCGAGGCCGGGCATGATGCCCACATTTCCAAAGAAACTAACCGCGCCATCTCCGCCGCCGCCAATGCCAATGGGGACAGCTTTGCCAAGCTCAATCCCGCCCGCATTCTCCTTGTCGAAGACCAGCCGCTGAACCAAAAGATCGCCACCATGTTGCTTCAGCGCCTGGGTTATGCCCAGGTGGATGTCGCCAACAACGGACAGGAGGCAGTGGAAATGGTCTCCACTGGCAGCTACGACCTTGTCTTCATGGACTTGCAGATGCCGGTGATGGGCGGCATTGACGCCGCACGCGCCATCCGCACCAACTTCCACCTCAAGAACCAGCCTGCCATCATCGCCATGACCGGCCATGCCCTCACTGGCGTCAAGGAGGAGTGCAAAGAAGTTGGCATGAACGCCTTCCTGACCAAGCCTGTCAGCCTGGATGACTTCCGCAAGGCCATCCCTCCCTGCCTGGAAAAAGAAGCCGCCCTCCGTCCCATGGTCATGTAA
- a CDS encoding nucleoside recognition domain-containing protein, whose amino-acid sequence MLNYIWASLILIGLLVAGLLGRFTGENGVITSALSMSKTAVMDIALPLAGMMMFWLGVMRLMEKAGLLEFAARALSPIMRRIFPDVPRDHPAMSAMIMNLAANMLGLGNNATPLGLKAMTHLQELNPHKDTASNAMVTFLALNTAAFTLIPMTVINYLSAAGVKGAYQIIVPTIVATACTTLTAILAAKTLQNLPAFRLRPAAPERAVDSMGESASDAAPEENSRMTSRAKLLLTVLLVLFAGGVVLELAAPSVRQGVLDATGMTQVLEAADARAAEAKATAQAAGEEEPDAAAGLIRRLMNGASGVAIPLLLVITMGIALARRVKVYEEFVEGAKEGFAVATRIMPFLVAMLAALAIFRSSGALLLLEHVLTPLLNLVSFPVELLPMALMRPLSGSGSLGILNELLVRNDILEYLKYTAAIMFGSTETTFYVLAVYFGSVSIRNTRHALAAGLTADVVGLMMSVILGRLMFG is encoded by the coding sequence ATGCTGAATTATATCTGGGCCTCCCTCATACTTATCGGACTGCTGGTGGCCGGACTGCTGGGCCGCTTCACGGGTGAAAACGGGGTGATTACGTCCGCTCTGAGCATGTCCAAGACGGCGGTGATGGATATCGCACTGCCGCTGGCGGGGATGATGATGTTCTGGCTGGGGGTGATGAGGCTGATGGAAAAGGCCGGGCTGCTGGAATTTGCCGCACGTGCGCTGTCACCCATCATGAGGCGTATTTTTCCGGATGTGCCGCGCGACCATCCGGCAATGAGCGCCATGATCATGAACCTGGCGGCCAACATGCTGGGGCTTGGGAACAATGCCACTCCGCTGGGACTGAAGGCGATGACGCATCTGCAGGAGCTGAATCCGCACAAGGACACCGCCAGCAATGCGATGGTGACTTTCCTCGCACTGAACACGGCGGCATTCACTCTGATCCCGATGACGGTGATCAACTACCTGAGCGCGGCCGGGGTGAAGGGGGCTTATCAGATCATTGTGCCGACGATTGTTGCCACGGCCTGCACAACGCTGACGGCCATTCTTGCTGCAAAGACGCTGCAAAATCTGCCTGCTTTTCGCCTCCGGCCCGCAGCGCCTGAAAGGGCCGTGGACAGCATGGGGGAGTCTGCATCGGATGCTGCGCCGGAAGAGAACTCAAGGATGACCTCACGCGCGAAGCTGCTGCTGACGGTGCTGCTGGTCCTTTTCGCCGGCGGGGTGGTGCTGGAGCTGGCCGCGCCCAGCGTGCGCCAGGGAGTGCTGGATGCGACGGGGATGACGCAGGTGCTGGAGGCTGCGGACGCCCGTGCAGCCGAGGCTAAAGCGACCGCCCAGGCAGCGGGGGAAGAGGAGCCGGATGCGGCGGCGGGGCTGATCCGCCGCCTGATGAACGGAGCCTCCGGCGTGGCCATCCCGCTGCTGCTGGTCATCACCATGGGCATTGCCCTGGCGCGCCGCGTGAAGGTTTATGAGGAGTTTGTGGAAGGGGCCAAAGAGGGATTTGCGGTGGCCACGCGCATCATGCCCTTCCTGGTGGCGATGCTGGCGGCGCTGGCCATCTTTCGCAGCTCAGGCGCTCTGCTGCTGCTGGAGCATGTGCTGACGCCGCTCCTGAATCTGGTTTCGTTTCCGGTGGAACTGCTGCCTATGGCGCTGATGAGGCCGCTGAGCGGCAGCGGTTCCCTGGGGATCCTGAATGAGCTTCTGGTGCGCAATGACATCCTGGAATACCTGAAGTACACGGCTGCCATCATGTTTGGCTCCACCGAGACGACGTTTTATGTGCTGGCGGTGTATTTTGGGTCCGTCAGCATCCGCAATACCCGGCATGCCCTGGCGGCAGGGCTGACGGCTGACGTGGTGGGGCTGATGATGTCGGTGATTTTAGGCCGGCTGATGTTTGGGTGA
- a CDS encoding MerR family transcriptional regulator, whose amino-acid sequence MLSTIQAASIRSGLSPHVIRIWERRYEALTPSRTGTNRRMYCDEEIERLKLLRELTENGHRIGNIARLDKGQLEQMLKQTLTRPTSGTASFSVDATALLETEEHFIKQCIEATMAYDSERLRRLLQRARILFGQRCMVHRVICPLIQQVGDSWQAGHIRPSHEHIATSVIREVLMTPVPGSQVAQSAPEVVISTPVGEVHELGALLVASSARDLGWRVTYLGPNLPTEEIVACARARKVRAVALSVVYPDRCPVIQEKLRKIRNLMPESMALIVGGRAASGYAENLTDLKIHWAHDLSGLDQLLVKLSSGTAV is encoded by the coding sequence ATGCTTTCTACGATCCAGGCCGCCAGCATCCGCAGCGGATTGAGCCCCCATGTCATCCGCATTTGGGAACGCCGCTATGAGGCCCTCACCCCCTCACGCACCGGTACCAACCGCCGCATGTATTGCGATGAGGAAATCGAGCGGCTCAAGCTCCTCCGCGAGCTCACGGAAAACGGCCACCGCATCGGCAACATCGCCCGCCTGGACAAGGGCCAGCTGGAGCAGATGCTCAAGCAGACCCTCACCCGGCCTACCTCCGGCACCGCCAGCTTCAGCGTGGATGCCACAGCTCTTCTGGAAACGGAAGAGCACTTCATCAAACAGTGCATTGAGGCCACCATGGCCTACGACTCCGAGCGTCTTCGCCGCCTCCTGCAGCGTGCCCGCATTCTCTTTGGCCAGCGCTGCATGGTCCACCGCGTCATCTGCCCGCTCATCCAGCAGGTGGGGGATTCCTGGCAGGCCGGCCACATCAGGCCCAGCCACGAGCACATCGCCACCTCCGTCATCCGGGAGGTTTTGATGACGCCCGTTCCCGGCAGCCAGGTCGCCCAGTCCGCACCGGAAGTCGTCATCTCCACCCCCGTGGGGGAGGTGCATGAGCTGGGTGCCCTTCTAGTCGCCTCCTCTGCCCGCGACCTCGGCTGGAGGGTCACCTACCTTGGCCCAAATCTGCCCACGGAAGAAATCGTCGCTTGTGCCCGTGCCCGGAAAGTTCGCGCAGTCGCCCTTAGCGTTGTTTATCCGGACCGCTGCCCCGTCATCCAGGAAAAGCTGCGCAAAATCCGCAACCTCATGCCGGAGTCCATGGCCCTCATCGTTGGTGGGCGTGCCGCTTCCGGCTATGCTGAAAACCTCACCGACCTTAAAATCCATTGGGCCCATGATCTCAGCGGACTTGACCAGCTCCTGGTCAAGCTTTCGTCCGGCACCGCAGTCTGA
- a CDS encoding fumarylacetoacetate hydrolase family protein, with the protein MHLYRTTQGIYLHKANYWYRLADLDWDSLFNHESLLSHLAEIASTYTAVPPPTPETLLAPLDTQEVWAAGVTYYRSRTARMEESKDAGGGTFYDRVYAAERPEIFFKATPQRVAHPGQAMHLRSDSQWMVPEPELTLAINNRGEIIGYTIGNDLSCRDIEGENPLYLPQAKCFKLCAAIGPCIYVTDKHLSSDTVIAVKIERADTVVFEGGTTLDQLKRTPEELAGFLYRDNTFPTGAFLMTGTGTVPGDEFTLHSGDVVSITIDGIGTLANPMG; encoded by the coding sequence ATGCACCTCTATCGGACCACCCAAGGCATTTACCTCCACAAGGCCAATTACTGGTACCGCCTTGCTGATCTGGACTGGGATTCACTCTTCAACCACGAATCCCTCCTCAGCCACCTGGCGGAGATTGCCTCCACCTACACCGCCGTCCCGCCTCCCACGCCGGAGACCCTCCTTGCTCCTCTCGACACCCAGGAGGTCTGGGCCGCAGGTGTCACTTACTACCGCAGCCGCACCGCCCGCATGGAGGAAAGCAAGGACGCTGGTGGCGGCACCTTTTATGACCGCGTTTATGCAGCGGAGCGTCCGGAGATTTTCTTTAAAGCCACTCCGCAGCGCGTTGCCCATCCGGGCCAGGCCATGCACCTGCGCAGTGATTCCCAATGGATGGTCCCGGAGCCGGAGCTCACCCTCGCCATCAACAACCGTGGCGAAATCATTGGTTATACCATCGGCAACGACCTCTCCTGCCGCGACATCGAAGGGGAAAACCCCCTGTACCTTCCCCAGGCCAAATGCTTCAAACTCTGCGCTGCCATCGGCCCCTGCATTTACGTCACTGACAAACATCTGTCCTCGGACACCGTCATCGCCGTCAAGATTGAGCGTGCCGATACCGTCGTCTTCGAAGGGGGCACCACCCTGGACCAGCTCAAACGCACCCCGGAAGAGCTCGCCGGCTTCCTTTATCGCGACAACACCTTCCCCACCGGCGCCTTCCTCATGACCGGCACCGGCACCGTCCCAGGCGACGAATTCACCCTGCACAGCGGGGACGTCGTCAGCATCACCATTGACGGCATCGGCACGCTCGCCAACCCCATGGGCTGA
- a CDS encoding aldehyde dehydrogenase (NADP(+)), translating to MITGHQFIAGREAPCDHAPFHAVNPATSERLEPAFCDATPAHADEALRAADGAFDALRGATPETRAQFLDTLAAEILALGDALLERAHAETGLPMARLTGERGRAMNQCKMFAALLREGSWAEASIDRAQPDRQPLPKPDVRRVLLPVGPVVVFGASNFPFAIGVVGTDTVCALAAGCPVVVKAHPAHPGTCELLAHAVFKALRQTKLPDACFSMLHGRGTEIGIELVKHPLTQAVAFTGSLRGGRALMDVAAARPTPIPFYGEMGSINPVFILPGAIQENKAKLAENYVGSVTMGVGQFCTNPAIVLGLQGSDLSSFVESAGEFAQKAAPQSMLHRGICESYEAGTAVWSTIKGLQLAGQSCTEANSDATQAPCRIYTTTLDVLESNEELRREVFGPCSIIAQCPTMEDMLNFARNLEGQLTAAVHGTADDLREYAPLIRVLERKVGRIIFNGFGTGIEPCPSMHHGGPYPAASHSFFTSIGTSSIYRFVRPVCYQGFPDDCLPEPLQNANPAKSMRLLDGSYTRDPA from the coding sequence ATGATCACAGGCCACCAATTCATCGCCGGACGCGAAGCCCCTTGCGACCACGCCCCTTTCCACGCCGTCAATCCCGCCACCAGCGAGCGCCTGGAGCCCGCCTTCTGCGATGCCACCCCTGCCCACGCAGATGAAGCCCTCCGCGCAGCCGACGGAGCCTTCGATGCCCTGCGCGGTGCCACTCCTGAAACCCGTGCCCAGTTCCTCGATACCCTGGCCGCTGAAATCCTCGCCCTGGGCGATGCCCTCCTTGAACGCGCTCATGCCGAGACAGGTCTTCCCATGGCCCGCCTCACCGGTGAGCGTGGCCGCGCCATGAACCAGTGCAAAATGTTCGCCGCGCTGCTCCGCGAAGGTTCCTGGGCCGAGGCCAGCATTGACCGCGCCCAGCCCGACCGCCAGCCTCTGCCCAAGCCCGATGTCCGCCGAGTGCTCCTGCCCGTCGGCCCCGTCGTCGTTTTCGGTGCCAGCAACTTCCCCTTCGCCATCGGTGTCGTCGGCACGGACACTGTCTGCGCCCTCGCCGCAGGCTGCCCCGTCGTCGTCAAAGCCCACCCTGCCCACCCGGGCACCTGTGAGCTGCTGGCCCACGCCGTCTTCAAAGCCCTACGCCAGACCAAACTGCCCGATGCCTGCTTCTCCATGCTTCATGGCCGTGGCACCGAGATTGGTATCGAGCTTGTCAAGCATCCCCTCACCCAGGCCGTCGCCTTCACCGGTTCCCTGCGTGGAGGCCGTGCCCTCATGGATGTTGCCGCCGCCCGGCCCACCCCCATCCCCTTCTATGGTGAAATGGGTTCCATCAATCCCGTCTTTATCCTCCCCGGTGCCATCCAGGAAAACAAAGCCAAGCTTGCCGAAAACTACGTCGGCTCCGTCACCATGGGCGTTGGCCAGTTCTGCACCAATCCCGCCATCGTTCTCGGCCTCCAAGGCTCAGACCTATCCAGTTTTGTCGAAAGCGCTGGCGAGTTTGCCCAGAAAGCAGCTCCGCAATCCATGCTACATCGCGGCATCTGCGAAAGTTACGAAGCCGGCACCGCCGTCTGGTCCACCATCAAAGGCCTCCAGCTCGCCGGCCAGTCCTGCACGGAAGCCAACAGCGATGCCACCCAGGCCCCCTGCCGCATTTACACCACCACGCTGGATGTATTGGAGTCTAACGAAGAGTTGCGTCGTGAAGTCTTCGGCCCCTGCTCCATCATCGCCCAGTGCCCCACGATGGAAGACATGCTGAACTTTGCCCGCAACCTCGAAGGCCAGCTCACCGCCGCCGTCCATGGCACCGCCGATGACCTCCGCGAGTATGCTCCGCTCATCCGCGTGCTGGAGCGGAAAGTCGGCCGCATCATCTTCAACGGCTTCGGCACCGGTATCGAGCCCTGCCCCTCCATGCATCATGGCGGCCCCTACCCTGCCGCCAGCCACAGCTTCTTCACCAGCATCGGCACCTCCAGCATCTACCGCTTCGTCCGTCCCGTCTGCTATCAGGGCTTCCCCGACGACTGCCTGCCCGAGCCGCTCCAGAACGCCAACCCCGCCAAGTCAATGCGCCTCCTGGATGGCAGCTACACCCGCGATCCTGCTTGA
- a CDS encoding ThuA domain-containing protein encodes MKKLIAPLLTVALAAGLFFARAADPAAKPLRVLIVAGGCCHDYENQQAILKEGIEARLNAVVDVAFNPDKTTKATFEIYKAKDWAKDFDVIIHDECSADVTDPAYVSNILDAHKEGVPAVNLHCAMHSYRWGNFKEPVTAGADNAGWYEFIGIQSTSHGPQSPIDISFTDAAHPLTKGLENWTTVNEELYNNLQMLGAKPLASGKQMQMPRVKKGQKQDPNATATEANAVVAWTNEYGPKKTRIFSTTLGHNNETVADGRYLDLITRALLWTTGRLGEDGKPAAGSTK; translated from the coding sequence ATGAAGAAACTTATTGCTCCCCTTTTGACGGTCGCGCTCGCTGCGGGTCTCTTTTTTGCCCGGGCTGCGGATCCAGCAGCAAAGCCGCTGCGCGTGCTGATTGTGGCCGGCGGCTGCTGCCATGATTATGAAAACCAGCAGGCCATCCTGAAGGAAGGCATTGAAGCCCGCCTTAATGCGGTGGTGGATGTGGCCTTCAATCCGGACAAGACGACCAAGGCCACCTTTGAAATCTACAAGGCCAAGGACTGGGCAAAGGACTTTGACGTCATCATTCATGACGAGTGCTCTGCTGATGTAACGGACCCGGCCTATGTGTCCAATATCCTGGATGCGCACAAAGAGGGTGTGCCGGCGGTTAACCTGCACTGCGCGATGCACAGCTACCGCTGGGGCAACTTCAAGGAGCCGGTGACAGCCGGGGCGGACAATGCGGGCTGGTATGAGTTCATCGGTATCCAGTCCACGAGCCATGGCCCGCAGTCACCCATTGACATCTCTTTTACGGATGCTGCACACCCGCTGACCAAGGGTCTGGAGAACTGGACAACGGTGAATGAAGAGCTTTACAACAACCTGCAGATGCTGGGCGCCAAGCCGCTGGCCAGCGGCAAACAGATGCAGATGCCGAGGGTGAAGAAGGGCCAGAAGCAGGACCCGAATGCAACGGCGACGGAAGCTAATGCGGTGGTGGCCTGGACGAATGAATACGGTCCGAAGAAGACGCGCATCTTCAGCACGACGCTGGGCCATAACAATGAGACGGTGGCGGACGGACGTTATCTGGACCTGATCACCCGGGCGCTGCTGTGGACCACGGGGCGGCTGGGTGAGGATGGCAAGCCTGCGGCTGGATCTACCAAGTGA